In a genomic window of Occallatibacter riparius:
- a CDS encoding YbhB/YbcL family Raf kinase inhibitor-like protein: protein MSFTVRTDAFGNGAAIPAKYTCSGADVSPALQWSDAPAGAKSLALIVDDPDAPGGTWTHWVLWDVPAQSGGLPEGVPPEESLPGGARQGKNDFGKVGYGGPCPPPGKAHRYFFRLYALDKVLELMAGSERPDLEDAMKRHILAQAEWMGTFKR from the coding sequence ATGTCATTCACAGTTCGGACGGATGCATTCGGAAACGGCGCCGCGATTCCTGCGAAGTACACGTGTTCAGGCGCGGACGTATCGCCGGCGCTGCAATGGAGCGACGCGCCGGCAGGGGCGAAATCGCTGGCACTTATCGTCGATGACCCGGACGCGCCGGGCGGCACATGGACGCACTGGGTGCTGTGGGATGTGCCTGCGCAATCCGGCGGGTTGCCAGAGGGTGTTCCGCCTGAGGAGTCGCTGCCTGGCGGCGCGCGTCAGGGCAAGAACGACTTCGGCAAGGTGGGTTATGGCGGGCCGTGTCCGCCGCCTGGCAAGGCGCATCGCTACTTCTTCCGGCTCTATGCGCTGGACAAGGTGCTTGAGTTGATGGCCGGCAGCGAGCGCCCCGACCTGGAAGACGCGATGAAGCGGCACATCCTGGCACAGGCGGAGTGGATGGGGACGTTCAAGCGGTAA